GGCCGGAGAGAACCTGCAGGTCCTCGGCCCTCTGGGCCGCCCTTTCGAGATTCCCGCGGGCACTGCGAAGGGGCCGGCGCTCATGGTGGCCGGCGGAATCGGCGTCGCCATCTTTCCTTTTCTGGTCGGCGCCTTGCAGCGGGCCGGACTGCATCCGATCCTCCTGTTCGGGGCGCGCGGAACGCACGACCTGGTGCGCCTGGAGTGGTTCGCCTCACGGAGCGTCGAGACCCGCACGGCGACGGAGGACGGGTCGCACGGGAGAAAAGGCCTGGTCACCGACCTTTTGAAGGAGGCGATTCAGTCTTCTCCAGGCGCCATCGTCTACGCCTGCGGGCCGCACGCCATGCTCGAGGCAACCAGCGGCGTGGTGGTGCCGGCAGGAATTCCAGCCCAGCTCTCTCTGGAGTCGTACATGGGGT
This region of Candidatus Polarisedimenticolia bacterium genomic DNA includes:
- a CDS encoding dihydroorotate dehydrogenase electron transfer subunit: LEADLIAASARAGQFVMLRFGGAWDPFLPRPMSISDVLPPEAGKPGRIQVLHKIVGRGTDRLARLRAGENLQVLGPLGRPFEIPAGTAKGPALMVAGGIGVAIFPFLVGALQRAGLHPILLFGARGTHDLVRLEWFASRSVETRTATEDGSHGRKGLVTDLLKEAIQSSPGAIVYACGPHAMLEATSGVVVPAGIPAQLSLESYMGCGIGACLGCVVKSRTAEGWAYRRICVDGPTFAAAEILWR